From the genome of Equus przewalskii isolate Varuska chromosome 23, EquPr2, whole genome shotgun sequence:
GGAATTCGGGAGGAAAGGGGAGCCCGGAGCTGCTCGTGCTGTTTCAGGACCCCTGCAGTGGCCGCGGGAGCCCCCAGAAGGAGCGCTGCCCGGCGGGCCTCCAAACTGGCTTTGGTCAAGCTTGGGCTCAAGAGCAGACAGACCCGGGGTCACCGGCGAGTTACTGATGCCCTCGGCTCTGCCCGCGTCTGTGAAACGGGGACGGCAATTCCATCCAGTGCACAGAGCTGGTGTGAGGACTGGGCCGAGCGTGTAAAGATGTGACACtgtggctggcacacagcaggtgctgtGGAATGGGAGCCATGACCGACAAGGACACGGCTAATAACCAGCGGGGCTGGACCACAGCCCAGCCTGCATGACCCCAAAGCCCACACTCTTCCTCCTGCCTACAATGCTGTCCTCTTACTGTCCCCTTACTCCGTCTGCCTGGCCACCTCCCACTTCCTCTTCAGGGATCAGCATCAAGTCCTCAGAGCAGCTTTCCTGACGCTCTTCCCCAGAGCACCTGCCAGCCAGCACCGGCACAGCAGGGACTCCAGCTTCCCGGTGGCCGCTCCTCCGGTCACCACCTTCCCTCCACAGCAGTGTTAGTGACCGGTATTCACAACCCTCACAGTTCTCCCTTTACAGTGCCTGGGATGGACGTGTGTCCCCCCACTGGACTGAAAGCCCCGCAGGGTGGTTCCCCACTCTCTCCAGAAGCCAGGACAGTGCTGGCTAAGGCGCAGGTGTGGCAGGTCAACATCTGTTGACCGAATGATGGTCGCACTGCCTCTGGATCCCTGCTGCCATCTGAGAATGGGGAAATAGGCAGGGGTCACGGAAACCCGTGTTGACTTCAAATCACAGGAGGGACTCGGAGCCAGAGAGGGCCGTGTGACCAGTGGTTCAGCCGCTGGGCTGCCAGGTGTGCGACCTTCTCAGGGAACGTGCTCCTTCCAGGGAAAGTTCTCCTTGACACAAGGCCACGTGTCGTCCCCGCGCCGGTGGCCCGAGCTCCCCGGGACAGGCTCCGGGGAGGAAACAGGTCCAGGCAGGAGCAGGTCCCCCAAGCTCCGGGCCGGCCGTGGGGATGGGGCGCTCGGAGCAAACACGCACCGCCCAGCTCGGGCACCGCCCAGCTCGGGCCCCGCCCGGGAGGCGCCCGGCGAGGGGGCGACCGCCAGCCCAGGGGTGGGGGACAGACGCCTGCTTCCTCAGCACTGCGGACCCGAGCGCCTGACAGACGGCAGACGCGGCCAGCCTCTGCCCGCGAGCCTCGCCCCGGGGCCTCGGGAGGCGCCCATCACGCGCTTGGCGCGCAGGACTGCCGCGGGGCCCAGCGTTCGGAGCCGCAGGCCCGGGTCCGCACGGTCCTCTGCGGAGTTGCTGCGGGAGGATCCGGAGGATAGGTACCGGAGATCGAGTTTCTCAAAGGCAGGGGTGCAGGGCACGGAACGATGGTGATAAGGGCATCTGACCTCGGGGCCGTGCTGGAGCGGCCCCTGATATAGGGATTGCCACCCCACTTCACAAACAGGGCAAGTCGAGGGCTTAGAAGGGATGAAGACGTTCCTAAGACATCACAGGCCGTCAGGGCCAGAAAACCAGGCAGCGCGGCCCCAGTGCCTGCCCCGGCGCCAGCGGTGATCTAACTCCAGGAGCGAGCGAACAACAATCATTTCGCATCTTAACCTTTCAAAGACCCTCCCTTAATTTCAATCTCACCACCAGCCTGTGTGGCAGAGCGAACAGGAACTGacacccccattttatagaggaggaaactgaggcacagaaacgCTGGAAACCCCCAGTCTTGTCTCTGCCCCCACAGCTCCTTCCCTGCATGGTGCGGACGTCCCTCCCACCGGGGAAACGCGTCGGGTGGGCGGGGGCTTACCCGAGTCCTGGGAGCAGCTGAAGCCGGTGTCCCCCGTGCTGCTGCTGTTCCCCAGGGGCTGTCCACCTGCCATGAGTGCCGTGAGGTGCGGGGACAGGCCCAGGTCTGAAAGGCAAAGCCGGCACTGACTGCACCATCCGCGTGCTGCCAAGACGGCCGGCCCCTTCCATTCCGGTGACCCCCCCAGACCACTCCCCGCCAGGCCTCAACCCCCACCCAGgcctcaccccccacccacctcctgttctctcttctctgttctcctgCGAATTGTGCCCTAAACCCACCGAAAGATGGAAACCCCTGGCATTCCCCACTATGCCCCTCATTCTATCCCTGGGGAGTCAGCACTGTGACAGGTCTCACTGGGTCCCCAAAGGGGAAACTCTCATGACCACGTCAAACACCAAccaggcggggggggggggggggggggggggggggggcatgtgAGGGAGACAGGCTCGGGAGAAGATCTTCCAGCTAAACAGGGTAAACAGGGAACGTGGGCACACAATTACCTCCAGAAATCCCACTTGAACGCCAAAAAGGGACTTTAAAGAGGCTTAAACCCTAAAAGGGTTTAAAGGGAGAGAACGTCCTTAAGCTGTACGGTGGATGGGAGGGCAACAAGACTGACCCACGAAAGAGCAGAGGTTGGCCGTGGGGGAGGCCTGGAAGGAGGCTGGTTCTCACCCAGGACCCCCAAAAGCTCAGGAACTGGAGGCCCGGGAGCCTCCGCAGGCAGGTGGCTGGACGGAAAACCTCCCTGGGAAGCGCAGTGTCCCCTCTACTGCTCTGCGCAGTCCGGGCTCTGGCAGCCAGCACCCACgctggcaggagggggagggcggGAACCAGGCCTGGCCTGGGGACACAGGCacagctgaggcacagagctaACAGTGGAGCCCTGCCCCTTACCTCCCTCGGCCTGGGCTGGAGAGTGCTGAACTCTGCGTCAGGGAGACCCAAGGGGCCCTCGAGAAGAGCCCTACAGCCAGCGGGAGCGGGCACCCTGCGGCACGGCCCAGCCGACTGCCCTACGTCAACGTGCCCCTGCTCCACCACCTGGACTTCCCGCTGCCCCCTTATCAACGACGAAGGAATGGCCAAGATCACTAGGCACTTATGCAAAGGCACTCGCTTGAAAGGCAGAGagggggaaataaaaaagaaagaaagagaagcaaaaaaatgGATCTCAGAGGAGACAACACAGGGAGcttaagaagacaaaaaattcTAACTGGGTATCCTCagaaagttgagaaaaaaatgaatccacGAACAAAAGGGCTGGAGGCCCTGGACACCATGGAAATAACACAAAGGAGACCTTAAAAATTAACATCTGGCACAAACTCTTCCCATCTCTGGACACCTACCGTCTAGCGGATCAAAGACCCACCATAAGGGACACCCCACAGTCGCCCCAGAGCGCCTGAGACAGGCAGGACGCCATTCTTTACTTTGATCCTAATTCTTCTGAGAGTACAAGGTGACAGAACAGACACCTTGCCTTCTTCTCCAGAGCCACGGAGGACGATGGTGGCGGATGGAAGGGCAGCATCTGACAGTCAGAGCAGGCTTCGCCAGAACTTCCGTGTCACGAAATTCGGGAATCCCACTTCTGCAAGAAGACTTCCCCTTTATTGGCAGCTGGGGTGTAGAGGGCTGGGTCCAGAAAGACCCCAGAGATTAGCATCCCCCTCCAAGGGTCCTGGCCTCAGAACACGACTGTGTCTCAGCAGGAAGCCTGGCCTGGGTTGGGGGGGTCCTGTGGGGACCAGCCACTGCCAGCTGGGACGGCTGAGGCCACAGTGGCTTTGGACGCCATCTCTGAGGCTAGTCTCCAGCAGGGGGAGGAATCATTTGAGCCAGACCGATGTGGCTCAGCTAAAAAGGTCTGGAAACGGGGTGGCCGGCGGCATCTTCCTATTCTGTGTTTATCCAGCAAGAACCACTGCAGAATGGGCGCTGTTCCCCTGAGTTTTTCCACATGAAACAACATATCCACTGGGCTGAGCCCAATCCAACCCCTTTTAcgaactttttttaaaaggcacaaaGTGACAGGCTCAGGGCCCAGGTCAGAAGCCCGGGGCGGCCAGAAGAGTCACTAGCACCCGTTAGAGGCTAAAAGAACAGGAGCAGTTCTGAGGGGAAGCAGGCACTTCGAAGTAACCAAGAGCTATGTGGCACCAGGAAAGGGATTTGGAAAAGCAAGACAGGAAAATCCAGAGGCTCCAGAgttgccttccctccctccagcccggACCTCTCAGAGGCGGCCCTGAGCCGGGCATTTCCTCTGAGTAAATACGAGTCAGTGTCCGCTTCCCCAGAAGATAACTGGAGAGGTGCTGTCCCCACTTCCACGCACTGCACGCATCGGGCGAGAGCAGCATGGGAGAGGCCGCCCTCCCAGGGTGCCCAGGCCGCGCCGTGCCGGGGCCCTGCTCTGACTGCAGCCGGGGGAAGAGGTGCTCCAACAGCTGCCTGCTCTTCTCCTGAAGGCCCCTCTGTGCTCTAACCGCCTATAGCCACCTGTCAGCTCTGGATTTGCAGCTGGGCATCCTAAGCCCAATTGCTGGCATTGAGCTCATCTCTCAGCACCAGAAGTCAATGTCCACTCCAGGGCTAACCTGTCCACCACGAGGTGGCACTGACTGGCAACCTCCAGGTAGCCCGGAAATCTAAATTCCTAGGGGAGTCCCGTGGGAATCTGCTAAGCAGACCTCACAAGCAGAAGGATTTTGGTGGCTGGCACCCCAGGGAAAGCCTAACCTTTTGCACTTCTTCAGTTTGGGGCTAAGAGAATGAGAAAATCAAAATCCATTGATTATGACTGAAATCTGCGTATGAAATAAACATGACAATGTGTTTACAAACCTGGCATCCCAGGGTCAGCTGGGAGGCTCCGGATTTTTACAGAATGCCGCTGCGTCTTTGCTCATAAGCACTGTTAGGAAAGTTTGTAATTCCATGTACCGATTCCTTTGGTTACAACTTTCCAGGTGCTCATGCAAATGGACAGGAACAAAACCAAGACAGGGCCTCCAGGTCATTTCTTGCTGGCTTTGGAACAGATCTTATCCTCTTTCTTCCCTGGTGCTAACACTAGAGCACATGCACtctctggggctgagggaggTGGCCTGGAAGCAGGCTGGGGAGAGAAAGCTGATTTGGGTTTAGGAGTTTGCTGCAGATCCAAGTCATGCCCACAGAGGGCGCTAGACCAGGGTCTGGTACACCGGCTCAGCGAGAGGAACTGGGGACGGGAAGTGAGGCTAGGGTTCTCCCTCCAGATCAGAAAGACAGTCGGCATTCCTGCCATGGACAGGGCAGGGTGTGGGGCTGGGTGGTCACTGCATTCTGCTCTGTTTCCAAGACTCTTACTGATGCTATGGCCTCCTGCGATTAGGACCTTTGGGGACGAGACAACAGGGACCCTCCAGCTCCCACTCCTGGGGAAGACCAACAACTCAGAACCCATCATCCCACGTGCTCTTCAACCCAAAAACATCCCACCAGACTGCTTTGCCCTCAATGAGGAGGAGACCGCCAGCTGCCTTGGACTTGCCGACCCAACCACAGCTGGTGTTTTCTGCCTGTTCTCACAGCCTCGTGAACTCTTCTAGGATAGTCGCCAGTGACTTACAGGGAAAATCTTGGCCCAAAAAGtagatgtttctttttattctatctactctctcctcctccattctctttcctcatttttcttccttcctcattcttAACTTCATCAGAATAGaaaacatttagaattttttgCCTAGAAGATAAGTGATTTTACAAAATCTGAACAAATAAGATAATCAGcgaaacaaaaccaaaccctgAATGTACTCCTGGCTCACAAGTCATACTTGGAAACatggttgggggggtgggggacattTCACTGGTTAAAATACTGGGGtacagagagattttttttctcctatagtCAAAATAAAAAGTCCCAGAATTCTCAAGAAGTAACACTCCATCAGTCCATGAAATAAATCAGTGATGCTGGTTGGTTTAATTGCCACATGGAAAATATCTCCTATCATCACCACCACTGAGTATTCATGATAATTAAGACTGGTTATTTCTTTCCACCCTCTTGAGAGGGAAGGTGGAAGACCTCTCTACTTCATGAAGAAGAAACATTAATACGAGTGGTTTCAGTTGCCCAAAGTCATCCAGCAAGAGATGAGAGCTGCAGTCTGAACTGGCTCTTCCCATAAATATGATCTGCTAAGTGCCCTCAAAATCTCTCTTCCAATGGCTCAGCCAGGTTATGGTCTCCCTCAAACAGGACCCTAAAAATCGAGCTCCTTTCTCATGAGAACAACACAGCAACAACTGCCGGAGGCAAGATCCACCTAGGCAGGCTAAAGACAGCGGGTGAAGGCTGAGGGGGAAATGGGATCGCTGCATCGCCTCAGAGCATCTCCTCTGTCATATTTATTAACTACAGTGGGAAAAAATAGCGACTCTACAggggagaaacctggcagacaccagcATAACTGTATGGACTAAAGCTCTGCGTCCCCCTAAATTCAcacattgaagccctaacccccaatgtttTGGTATTCAGAGGTGGGTCCTTTGGGAGGCCATTAGGTTAGATgatgtcatgagggtggggtcctcataagaagagaccAGACAGCTTGCTCTCTCCCATCCTCACTGGCCCCCACCATGAGAGCACACAGCAAAACAACAGTCAAGAAGGGGGCCCGcaccagaacccaaccacgctggcaccctaagctcagacttccagcctcttgAACCgcgagaaataaatgtctgttgtttacgCCACCCATCCATGGTGTTTCGTTACTGCACCTGAGCAGACTTAACCAAGAGGCCAAGGCTAACGTTAACTAGTAATAAGACACACTGACATCGGTGCCCCTAACAGCATCACCCCACAGCATTCCTGCCAAAGACACGTCACTTGATTCTAATCTTGAGATCACACGAGCTAAATACAAACTGAGGGGTGTTCTACAAAATCACTGACCAGTACTCTACCTAAGTGTCAACGTCatggaagacaaggaaagaacaaagactgTCAAAGATTGTCAAAGACTGAAGATGACAAAGGGAGACATGATGACTGAATACAACATGCAATCTGGAActggatcttggaacagaaaaaggacgttAATGGAAAAACGGGTGAGACCCGGATCAAATCTGCAGTTAACAGCACTGCCCTGATGTCACTGTCTTGGGTTTGATAACTGTGGTTAGGCAAGATGTTAACACTAGGAGAAACTGGGTGGCTGGGAATTCTCTGTCTTGTTTTTCCAACTCTTCTCTaagttgaaaattatttcaaaataaaaaggttttaaaaaaccTATCCCTGATTAGAGTAATTCCTCTGGGTCTCATCAGAGGTGATGGGATTGTCTGCAGAAACTTGTTAGCTCAGAAATCAATTACAGATGGAAGAGCAGCTTTACATATATACAAGATACTGACATTTCAATGGGGGTGGAGGTTTGGCATTGACACTTCCTGAATCACCAGGGACCATACGAGGAAACCACTAACCTGTGATGAAAGGCCCAAGGAGGAGTATCTTCAGGGATTAGCAGCTGAGAAGGGGAGGGAGCGTTCTACAGAGGACTCTGCTTTAAAGgacacagaaaggaaaggatcggccaggaggagaaggcagcctgCTCCAACGCTTGGGTTCTTTATCTCGAGGCCAGTGGGCCATGGCTGCAGTGACAGAAAATGGATTTTTGAACTCTGGTGTCCCCTGCCTTGAGCAGTTAAGCTCGAGAAAGCTGCCTGAGAATCACAGTGGACACTCTGGAATGTTCCTTCCCCAAAGGAAACCTGTGCTTTGAGCCTTGAGGCCGTAGTCAGTCTGAGACGTCACCCATCAACACACCAGAGCACCTAAGAGGACCATAGGCCACACCTGCCTGAGGCTTGGCAGCCCTTTGCCAACAAGTCCCCAAGTTACCTGTGATCCTGTTGGAAATGCTGAAGAGCCTGGAAGTCCTCTGCCGCTGCACAAACGGCTCCCGGTAGTACCGGTCCCCAAAGCACATGCCCAGCAGTTCCTTGCGAACCGTCTTGTTCCAGAGTCCATAGATGAGGGGGTGGCAAATGGCGCTGGTAAAGGACAGCCACGTGGCCCAGGTCTCCAGGGTTGGGGAGACATAGTTCTTCCCCCAGAGGGCCTCCGAGGTAATGACAACCATATAGGGCCCCCAGGTGACCATGAAGGCACCAATGACCACCAGGATGGTGATGAGGGCTTTGCACTGGTTGGCCGAATAGACCACACCCTGAAAGGCGTTCCTCCTGCTGCCtgaagaggaggtggaggtgctggagttCTTCCTCCCATTCCTCTGGGCGTCCTCCTCCACGATGACCACGGTGCCACAGTGCACCTTGCGTGCCTTGACCCTGGCCACCCGGAAGATGAAGCCATAGCACACCAGCATGACCAGAAAGGGGAACAGGGCACACCAGATCTGCCAGAAGGCCGTATAGCCAGGCTCCCGGTGCCACGCAGCCACACACATCCACTTGAACTCATCAAACTCCACCGATGACCAACCAAATAGAGGCGGCAGGCAGCCGATGAGGGAGTGAAGCCAGATGTAGACCAGCGCCATCACAGCTCGGTTCCCCGTGATCTTCATGGGGTACACCATGGGGTACAGGACAGCATAGTAGCTAGAAATAGCATGgagggaagtgagagagagagatcaaaaacagagaaaacatacGAGGATGGGCAACCACTGCTTTCCTAGGCAGGGAGCTCTGTGGAATTTCTCTCACCCAACCCAGCCATGGGGCAAATGCTTCTGAAGGGAGCAtcttctcccagctcctcccagacGTGTGCCGTGTCACACAGCTCTGTGGGGCTCTTTATCAGTGAAGACCTGGATGCCAGGAAGAACACAGGCTCAGGTGGTCCTGTTTCCAAGTCACCATGCCAGAGCTCATCCATACGTGGGGGTGCAGCCAGTCTTGAGGCATCTACAGGAGTCCCGAAAGATCAGGAGTCAAGCCTGGCCACGTCTGTGTGGCTGACATTAATTCATTTAGATCAATTTTCGGAGGGTCATTAAAACCCAGAATAGTATCTAAGGATTACAGGGTTCATTCAGTGAACATTTGCTGAAGGCCGGCTGGTGCCGAGTGCTGTGCTATGCGCTGGAAATATGGGTGAGAAGACGGGGGAGGGGACACATAAGCAGAGTCTGAGAGTCTGGAGCAGAGGAGctgtatttaatcctcacagccctgTCTGCAGGATGGGTATTATCAACatccttattttagagatgaggacaccaaagcagagaaaggatCAATAACTTGCCCCAGgtaaggggaagaaagagatacACACCCAGGCACTCTGACCTACAGTCCCCAATGCAGATGCCAGCAATTCCTTCACACTATCTTGTCAGGAGTCCACAGACCAGGGATGGTTCCTAATCCCTGCTCTGTTGGGAAGGAGCAAGGTTTGGAGAGCTGCTGATTCAAACTGGCGGGGCCCCGGATCCACACTGCAGGGTCAGGGCGGGCCTCCTGGGGGAGAGGCACGCAAACCCAGCTCCCAAAAGATCAGAGGCACTGGCCCGGGAGCAGCCGAGGCAGAAAGGCAGCCTTGGCGAGGCATGGAGATGTCAGTGAGCGGCGCCTCAGAGGGGAAGCTGCCCGGAGCTCCCGTGGCCCGGCGTGGAGAGCAGGTGGAGCGGGGAGATGAGAGGCCACAAGGCCAGgggccaggccatgctgagcctTGTCATCCAGATAAGGACTGACCCTTTAACTGGAATGGGTCATGGGGTTGAAAGTACACCAGCACCCTCCCCATCCAGATGTTTTATCCAAGGGAAGTACTGTTTAATGAATAGGATTCCCCGTGAGGACAGCGCATAGAAGGGACAGAGGTGGCCACACCAATGCTGCCTGGTACAGGCAGGACGTCAGGTTACAAGTCTCACACATCACCCGTGAAACACCCTTCTCCACCAGGACCATCCTGAGTCACCCCTGGGCACCAGCAGCTCAGGGAAGGGGCCACAGTCCGACTGCCACCTGCTGCCTAGGCCGACTCTCACTGGGGGCTGCCTCCTCAGTCCGTACCCCTCATGAAGGGTCTTTGAGGTGAGCCTAGGGCTGCTGCTCTCGAGCTGGGAGCCCTGGCCAAGATCTCACTTGGAAACACAGCATTTTGGGTTGTGGGGCCTGAGGAGAGGAACTCGCTGTGATCATGGGGTGGGGTACAGAATCACCACGGGGGACTCAGCTACAGCAATGGCTGTCTTATGCAGGCATCTGGGTTGGCATCTCACAAAGGCCGTGCAGCCCAGCAAAAGCGGCATGCCTGTGGAGCTGGACTTCctgggtgtggggcagggggctctgctgtctactcgctgtgtgaccttggggagctGATTTAACTCTCAGAGCTTCTGTTCCTTCATCCGGAAATGGGAATGTCAGAACCTCTGGCACAGGTCTACTCCGAGGACAGAAGGGCCTGGAGCGAGGGAAAGGCCTGGATGGTGCCCCTGTTACATAGCAGTGGGGGCAGAGCACAGTCTTTGCCTGTCCGCCGacctttcccccttccttcttgGGGATGGAATCCCATCTTGCTCGTGCTCCTGCAAAACTGCCGTGACCACAGGGGACCCAGCCCTTCTGAGTCCCAGGGGATGAATCAGGCCCTTCTGGGGGTCTCCTACCCTTTCCCAGGTGACCAGCTGAGACACTGACCTGTGTGACATCATCCAGGCAAATGAAATGTGAGGGGAGTTTGCTAGGATGGGATGGGGGAGCACTTCCGGAAAGtttccttcacttttaaaaagaacttgagatttctacttttctctgtCCCTCTAAAAAGCGTGCAGGCCCTCTGACCTGAAGACACCTCAGGGGGACAGCACCGCTGGGCGTaggaggccaggcctggggaaTGTCAACGGCCTCTGGCTCCTTGACCAACCCTGTTCTGGCAGTCATAAAAATAATTACGATTAATGTGCTGTCCTCTGCAACATATCCTTCTGGCTATCCTCAACACCCCGCTATTATGATTTCACGGAAGACTTCTCCTTTCTGTAACAAATGGTATGTTCGTACATCGCTCGCTGACTAAGACCATGAGTGGGAGCAATTGGAGTGTAAGGCCATCTCTCCCGGCTGAGTCCTGAGTCCCAGCAGGACAGCGGGCAGGGGCAGCGCTGGACCCCGAGGGGTCAGTCTCCTAGCGTCAGAAGAACCTCCATGTATATCCACACTCACCAGAGGTTATTGTGGTTTGGGGAGGgtggtaaaatttatatacaataaaatgcataaatctATACCtctatcaagatacagaacactcCCGCATCTGACCactcaaaaaaatgaatttcatagatttgaaatttcagttttttaaacttATGCCTCACTTAAACGGAGTCGCAGGttcaaaggaaaatacagaacaaaGGCAACCCCCGCCCTGGTGGGAGACGCAGGCCAACGTGGAGGGTTCCTTTGTTCTCCACGCTTTCAGCTGTCTTCTGAAGCTCTCGATCTTTTCTCTAAAAACTCACGTTTGGACAGGAGCCCAAGCACAACCCTTCGTCTCAAAAGAAGCTTTCATGACGTCACGTGCGACTGAAAAGTTGTCATGCACACAGGGGCTCCGACGCTCAGCTCTCCTGCCAGGAGACCCACCACTTTGATAACAACTCGTTTTTAATAAGATGGCTTCactaaaaacacaaacaaaattgaAGCCAACCACCCCTCCATCGGGGGGAGCACTGTCATTTACGCTGAACATTCTCCCAATAGCACCAGCAATTTCCCTCACTATAACTAACTATCCCATGGCTCTAGCTActtct
Proteins encoded in this window:
- the GPR161 gene encoding G-protein coupled receptor 161 isoform X2; amino-acid sequence: MNVVQHALPTPHRGALTMSLNSSLGHRKELSNLTEEAGGEGGVIIAEFIAIVIITVFVCLGNLVVVVTLYKKSYLLTLSNKFVFSLTLSNFLLSVLVLPFVVTSSIRREWIFGVVWCNFSALLYLLISSASMLTLGVIAVDRYYAVLYPMVYPMKITGNRAVMALVYIWLHSLIGCLPPLFGWSSVEFDEFKWMCVAAWHREPGYTAFWQIWCALFPFLVMLVCYGFIFRVARVKARKVHCGTVVIVEEDAQRNGRKNSSTSTSSSGSRRNAFQGVVYSANQCKALITILVVIGAFMVTWGPYMVVITSEALWGKNYVSPTLETWATWLSFTSAICHPLIYGLWNKTVRKELLGMCFGDRYYREPFVQRQRTSRLFSISNRITDLGLSPHLTALMAGGQPLGNSSSTGDTGFSCSQDSGTDMMLLEDYTSDDNPPSHCTCPPKRRSSVTFEDEVEQIREAAKKPILHVKADVHKSLDSYAASLAKAIEAEAKINLFGEEALPGVLMAARTVPGVSFGGRRGSRTLVSQRLQLQSIKEGNILAAEQR
- the GPR161 gene encoding G-protein coupled receptor 161 isoform X3 — translated: MSLNSSLGHRKELSNLTEEAGGEGGVIIAEFIAIVIITVFVCLGNLVVVVTLYKKSYLLTLSNKFVFSLTLSNFLLSVLVLPFVVTSSIRREWIFGVVWCNFSALLYLLISSASMLTLGVIAVDRYYAVLYPMVYPMKITGNRAVMALVYIWLHSLIGCLPPLFGWSSVEFDEFKWMCVAAWHREPGYTAFWQIWCALFPFLVMLVCYGFIFRVARVKARKVHCGTVVIVEEDAQRNGRKNSSTSTSSSGSRRNAFQGVVYSANQCKALITILVVIGAFMVTWGPYMVVITSEALWGKNYVSPTLETWATWLSFTSAICHPLIYGLWNKTVRKELLGMCFGDRYYREPFVQRQRTSRLFSISNRITDLGLSPHLTALMAGGQPLGNSSSTGDTGFSCSQDSGTDMMLLEDYTSDDNPPSHCTCPPKRRSSVTFEDEVEQIREAAKKPILHVKADVHKSLDSYAASLAKAIEAEAKINLFGEEALPGVLMAARTVPGVSFGGRRGSRTLVSQRLQLQSIKEGNILAAEQR